A stretch of the Hydra vulgaris chromosome 09, alternate assembly HydraT2T_AEP genome encodes the following:
- the LOC136085244 gene encoding uncharacterized protein LOC136085244, with protein sequence MTTKTNPEDNLHRSTVAALAKISKYYNLTSDCFTICTVLDPRFGIEYYKNDKGANSESYTKIMDTVNCEYQINYAPSNGTTATSIQNVSKYTPFKSRVSSNPCNEFENYCNDTRIKLANKIPITEKTFSDFLEPINNSLFIDNLYSDLSFDEFERAYKSLKRNKATGADEINGNIVIDCFENLKCILYKVFRASIQQGVFPDQLKIAKVTPIYKDGKKSNISNYRPISVLSTFSKILERIIYNRTYNYLNLNKLLYKYQFGLKKNCSTEQAITQFIREISNSFGRSQYTLELCVLVNIWYILPCEIIFFCQIILYFQNKRGKVEALLKLETFSQREIAKRCGLSKTAVFTIKKRLDFGFTSSPRRSTSGRKPVMTPRARRVLLANVRKNRRMTSKQLQGVLEEHQINVSTSCVRRWLIQDGFVARRPRKKPLLTNAQQMRRLQWAMDHKDWTTEQWRKVCFSDESMFEILDDKCQYVRRRSGEEFHPQCLVKTVKHPTSVMIWSMISSHGVGALRIVEGRMNQHQYINILEKSLLPQLPIHFPDGDFIFQQDGAPCHRALSVTNFLNRNNVPILPWTGKSPDMNPIENLWMIVKKRIADRKPTTKVALIEALIEVWTHDPEIQDMCPRLIDGMPKRVEKLIAARGASTKY encoded by the exons ATGACCACAAAAACCAACCCTGAAGATAATCTACACCGCTCTACAGTTGCAGCGCttgcaaaaatttcaaaatattataatttgacTAGTGACTGCTTTACTATCTGCACTGTCCTGGACCCAAGATTTGGTATtgaatattacaaaaatgataAGGGCGCAAACAGCGAGTCGTATACAAAGATTATGGACACAGTCAATTGTGAATATCAAATCAATTATGCCCCAAGCAATGGTACAACTGCTACAAGCATTCAAAACGTTTCAAAATATACCCCGTTCAAATCGCGTGTTTCATCAAACCCATGTAATGAGTTTGAAAACTATTGTAATGATACAA GAATTAAATTGGCAAATAAGATTCCTATTACGGAAAAAACTTTTAGTGATTTCCTAGAGCCTATAAATAATTCgctttttatagataatttatatTCTGACTTATCTTTTGATGAGTTTGAGAGAGCTTACAAATCtcttaaaagaaacaaagctACAGGTGCGGACGAAATAAATGGCAACATAGTCATAGAttgctttgaaaatttaaaatgtattctttataaagtGTTCAGGGCATCTATACAGCAAGGTGTATTCCCTgaccaattaaaaatagctaaagttaCTCCAATTTACAAAGacggaaaaaaatcaaatattagtaattatcgccctatctcaGTTCTTTCAACCTTCtcgaaaattttagaaagaattatatacaatagaacatacaattaccttaatctaaataaacttctatataaatatcaattcggtttaaaaaaaaattgttcaactgAACAAGCCATTACACAGTTCATTCGTGAAATTTCCAATTCATTTGGTAGATCACAATATACACTTG AGTTATGTGTTTTAGTAAACATTTGGTATATTTTGCCTTGTGAAAT catttttttttgtcagattatattatattttcaaaataagcgAGGCAAAGTTGAAGCATTATTAAAGTTGGAAACATTTTCACAACGGGAAATTGCCAAGAGATGTGGACTAAGTAAAACAGCAGTTTTTACCATCAAGAAACGATTGGACTTTGGTTTTACATCCTCTCCAAGACGTTCCACTTCAGGACGAAAACCAGTCATGACGCCACGTGCAAGAAGGGTTCTGCTTGCAAACGTTCGAAAAAACAGAAGAATGACCAGCAAGCAGCTCCAGGGTGTGCTGGAGGAGCACCAGATCAATGTCTCAACAAGTTGTGTTCGGAGATGGCTGATACAAGATGGATTTGTAGCACGTCGACCGCGCAAAAAACCGCTCTTGACCAATGCTCAACAAATGCGACGGCTGCAATGGGCCATGGATCACAAAGATTGGACCACAGAACAATGGAGAAAG GTTTGCTTTAGTGACGAGTCTATGTTCGAGATACTCGATGATAAATGTCAGTACGTGCGCCGTCGTTCTGGGGAAGAATTTCATCCGCAATGTCTGGTAAAGACCGTCAAGCATCCTACCTCAGTAATGATATGGTCAATGATAAGTTCCCATGGTGTAGGAGCCCTTAGAATTGTTGAAGGCAGAATGAATCAACATCAATACATCAACATATTAGAGAAAAGCCTTCTACCTCAACTTCCAATTCATTTTCCTGATGGTGATTTCATCTTCCAACAAGACGGTGCACCGTGTCATCGGGCACTCTCTGTTACAAACTTTTTGAATCGTAATAATGTTCCTATCCTACCATGGACTGGTAAGTCACCTGATATGAACCCGATAGAAAACTTGTGGATGATAGTCAAAAAGAGAATTGCCGACAGAAAACCAACAACAAAAGTCGCATTGATTGAGGCGCTCATAGAGGTTTGGACACATGATCCAGAAATACAAGACATGTGTCCAAGACTGATTGATGGAATGCCTAAGAGGGTTGAAAAACTTATTGCAGCTAGAGGAGCATCCACAAAATACTGA